The genome window AGTCCATATTTTTTTAATTAAAATGCCCGTTTTTCTTGAACGGACAGCATCTTCATTTTATATTAAGGAAAAACTTTTGTCAAATTTTTAAACTCCCTCTTGCTTTAGAAAAACAATGTATTATAATAAACGGTGTGCTGATGTTTGACTTAAAAAGCCACTTGCCTTATTTTTTAAATAAGATAAAATAAAAAAAAGAAATAAATCTATGGACAAGAAAATTTTAATAGTTGAGGATGATAAGTTCCTAAGGGAGCTTATATCCCAGAAACTTTCCAAAGAAGGATATGAGATCGTTGAAGCTGCTGACGGAGAAGAAGGGGTAAAGAAGGCGAAAGAAGAAAAGCCTTCTCTTGTTCTCCTTGATTTGATTCTTCCGGGAATTGACGGCTTTGATGTTTTAGAGCGATTGAAAGAAGATTCTGCTCTTGAAGGAATTCCTGTTATAATCATTTCAAATCTTGGCCAAAGGGAAGATATTGAAAGAGGACTGAAAATGGGAGCTGTTGATTTTTTGGTCAAAGCGCACCATACGCCGCTTGAGATAATCGAAAAAATAAAGGAATTTTTGAAATAAAGCAACCTTTGTTTAAAGTTGAATTAATAAACAAAAATTTGGAGGCGCTTTGCTGTCGCCTCTTATTTTTTAACCTTTTTTGCTAAAAAAATGCCTGAATTGCCCGAAGTTGAAACAATAGTCCTTGATCTTAAGGAAAAAATAATCGGAAAAACGATTAAAGATGTTTGGACGGATACTCCTAATATAATAAAAAAGCCCAAAAACTTTTCTCTTTTTAAAAAAGAAATTATTGGGAGGCGGATTGAAAAAATATTCAGAAAAGGAAAAAATATCGTTTTTGTCCTGTCGGGAAATTATTTTCTCTTAACTCATTTAAAAATGACCGGGCATTTTCTTTTTGGAAAATGGACATTTAATGAAAAAAGATGGGTTTCTCAGAAAGAGGGCCCTTTGAATGACCCGATGAATCTTTTTATAAGAGTAGTTTTCTTCTTTGAAGACGGATTTATGCTTTCTCTTTCTGATCTTAGAAAATTTGCCAAAATGGAATTATCCAAAGAAGAGCCGGATTTTCGCCTTTTAGGGCCTGATATTTTTGAAATTTCTTTTGATAATTTTTTTGAAAAGATTAAGAATCAAAAAGGAAAGATAAAGCAGGTTTTAATGAATCAAGAACTGGTTTCCGGAATAGGCAATATATATGCCGATGAAATCCTTTGGAAATCAAAAATACATCCTTTTAAAAAAGCAGATTCTTTAAGTAAAGAGGAAATAAAACTTATTTTCAAATTCTCGCAAGAAATTCTTAAATTATCATTGAAATTGAAAGGCGACAGCATGAGTGATTATCGGAGAGTTGACGGAAGCAAGGGAGAATTCCAAAAAGAGCATAAAGTATACAGAAGAACCGGAAAAAACTGTTTTGCTTGCAAAGAAAAAATAGAAAGGATAAAAATAGGAGGGAGGAGCGCTCATTTTTGCCCAAATTGCCAAATATTATGATTATTTTTCTTTACGGAAAAGATACTTATAGAATAAGGGAAAAGACAAGAGAGATTATTTCCCGTTATGGCGAAAAACATAAAAGCGGCGTTAATTTAAGGCGCTTTGATTGTCTTAGGGATAATTTTTCAATGAAAGAAATTGCCGTTCAATCTTCTCAAAAGTCAATATTTGAAGAAAAAAAGCTTTATCTTCTTTCTGGCGTTTTCTCAAAAAAAGACGAATTTTTAGAAGAAATAGACAGTTTTGTTTCTTCTGAAAATATATTTTTACTTTCAGAAGAAGAAGTGGATGAAAAAGAGAAGACCTTTAAGATATTGAAAGAAAAATCTTCCTTGCAGAAATTTGATTTTTTAAGCGGGGCAAATCTTAAAAAATGGATTAAAAAGGAATTTGAAAAATACGGAAAGACGATAGATGAAAAAGCTCTTTTTCTTTTTGCATCTTCCGTTAAAGGGGATCTGTGGAAAGCGAGCAATGAAATCATTAAAATTTCCTGTTTTTCGGAAAAGAAAGAGATAACGGAAGAAGACATAAAAAAGTTAACTTGCTTTGATATTAAAAGCGAGATTTTTAAGACAATTGACGCTATAGCTGAAAAAAAGAAAAAAGAGGCGATAGGGCATATTCGATCTCATATTGAAAAAGGAGAAAATCCTCTTTATCTTTTAACTATGATTATTTACCAATTCAGAAATATTTTAACTGTTAAAGACCTTCTTGAAAGAGGAGAAGATTACAGTAGTATTCTTAAAAAGACAAAAATGCATCCTTTCGTCTTTAGAAAAACCTATAATCAATCTTTAAAATTTACTTTGCCGGAACTAAAAGAGATTTATAAATATTTAACAAAAGCCGACCTGGATATTAAAACAGGTAAAAATCAAAAGGAATTGTCTTTAGAGCTTTTAATTGCCGCTCTCTAGCTTTTGGATTGCCTTGGTAAGCCGTGACTTTTTTCTTGAAGCGTTTTTTTTCTTTATTACTCCCTTTTTTGCCGCCTTATCCAGGGCCTTGTAAATTTCGGGAATCATTTTTTTTGCTTCTTCTTTCTCTTTCTTTCCAATCAATAAATTGACTTTTTTAACAAGTCCTCGGCTTTTTTTGATTGAATTTCTGTTTTCAATCCTCCTTTTTTTATTTTGTAAAAGCGCCTTTTGCGCAGATTTTGTTGTTGGCATGATTTTATATGCTAGCATATAAAAGCCAAACTTGTCAAAGGAGTTTTCCTGTTATATCATCAAAACAAGCTCTTTTTACTTTGGTTAACAGCTCTTTTTAAACAGAAGGAGAAAAGATGAAAACTCAAAAGCTTTTTAGAATCATTATTCCTTCTTTTCCGGAGGTAAATATTTATTCTCGGGCCGCTCGTTTTACAACGGCTCTTGGGCCTATTATGGTTGCAACTGCCGCCAATCTTACCACAAATTGGCAAGTTGAAGTTATTGATGAAAATAATTACCGCGGTCATCGTTTTTTAGGCCTTCCGGACCATTCTTTTCTTCAAAAAGAAAGGCCTGCAAGCGCGGTAGGATTTTATTGCGGACTTACAAGCACGATTGAGAGGGTTTGGGAGCTTGCCAAATTTTATCGCAATCAGGGGGCTTTTACCGTAGCCGGCGGCTGGCACGCTTTTAACTTTCCAAAAGAACAGCTTGAACATGATATTCATGTTGTGGTTCACGGAGAAGGAGAAGGAGCGATTGGAAAAATTTTAGATGTTTTTTCAGGAAGGGAAGTTTCCCTTTTTGAAATTCCCGGAATTTCTTTTCTGGATAAAAAACATCCTGTCATTGCAAAAGGACGCTTGGAATTTCCGAATTTAGACAATCTTCCTTTTCCCGACTTTGGCCTGCTAAAGTATGCCAAGGTAAAAATTTATCCGATAGGGAGAATAAGGGGCTGTTCTAAACTCTGCGAATTCTGCAGCGTCAGGGGAAAATCCCGCTGGCAGAGTCCTGAATATTTGTTTAATTTGGTCAGCTTGCTGAATTCAGCAAGAGGAGCTAAAAAGTTCTTTCTTGTTGATGATAGAATGGAGGAGGATTTTGAAGGGACTTTTCGCTTTTTTGAAATGGTTAGGGAAAAATTTAACAATTCTCTAAGAATTAATGTTCAAACGCGGCTTGAAACCGCAAAAAAGCCGGAATTTCTAGAGCTAATGAAAGAAGCTGGGGTTTCCAGCGTTTTTGTTGGCTATGAGTCCCCTGAAACGGAGGACTTGAAAGCCATGAAAAAGGGATATTCTTCTTCAAAAATGGTTGAATGGACGAAGATTCTTCGAAAATATTTTTGGGTGCATGGCATGTTTATTTTCGGGTATCCTAAAAAAGGCGGCAACAAATCCCCAAAAAACGGAAAAGAGAGGGCTAAAATATTTTCCCGTTTTATTAGGAAGGCCGGACTTGATAGCGTTCAAGTCCTTCATCCTATTCCCCTTCCGGGAACGGAATTAAGAGCGCGGCTTGAAGAAGAAGGAAGGATTTTTCCTCTTAGTGTGGTTCCTTGGAAAAAATATGACGGGAATACAGCTTGTTTTATTCCTGATGATATGACCGTCAGGGAATTTCAAGAGCTTCCTATAAGGATAATGAGGGGATTTTATGGATTTTCAAGCTTTTTCCGCCTCTGTCTGAGAACGGTTCTTTTTCCTTTTGACTATTTTCTGAGAGGATGGTCTGTTTGGCACAGTGCCTGGAAAAGGGACTTTGTTCGCTATTTCGGGCATCGGCTTGTCGTTGCCTGGCAAAAGAAGCAAAAAGAGGAAAGGTTTGTGGAAAAATTGGAAGATTATTTGAAAAAATAATGCTCTTTTGAAATAGGAGCGCAAAAGAAAACTTGCGCTCCCTTTATTTAATGAAGAAAGAGGGTTATAATAAAAATATGATATCTTATCTTGAAGGAAAAATTATCTTAAAAAAGGAGAAGTACGTTGTTCTTTTTTCAAACGGAATCGGGTATAAGATTTTTTTATCCCAAAAAAATATTTTAAAAATAAAAGAAAACGAAAAAATATCTTTTTTTTCTTTTTTGGAGGTGAAAGAAAACGCCCTTAACTTGTATGGTTTTTTAAATTCAGAAGAGCTTGAGTTTTTTGAAACTGTAGAAAAAATAAGGGGGGTGGGGCCGAAGGCCGCCCTTGAAATATCTTCAATAGGAACTTTGAAATCTTTAAAAGAAAGAATATTAAAGCAAGACGAAGGACTTCTCTATGGAATTTCCGGAATCGGAAAGAAGAAAGCGATGGCTATTCTTTTTGAACTTGGAGAGAAAATAAAAAAAGGAGCTTCCCATAATAAAGGAGATGTTGTTCTTGAGTCACTGGTTAATCTTGGTTTTTCGCGCCAAAAGGCAAGGGAAACTATTTCGGAAATTGATTTTGAAGGGAAAACCGTTGAAGAGAAAATCAAAATCGCCCTGAAGGTCTTGGCAGAGAAAGGATTGTAAAAACTATGTTAATTAATTTTTTAAAAGATATCTATCATTTTTCATTGGCTTTTTTAGGAGCTTTGATATACCGCTTCCCTTCAAAAAAAATAAAAGTTATAGGGGTAACGGGGACAAAAGGAAAAACAACGACAACCAATTTTATTTTCGCCATTTTAAAAGAGGCGGAATATAATGTTGCCCTTTCTTCTTCTTCTATATTCAAAATAAAAGAAAAAGAGTGGAAAAACCGCCTTAAAATGACAATGCCCGGCCGTTTTAAGCTTCAAAAACTTTTAAGACAGGCAGTAAGGGAAAACTGCGATTACTTTGTTCTTGAAGTAACGTCAGAAGGTATAAAGCAGTATCGCCATCTTTTTATTGATTTTGATGTTGCCGTTTTTACGAATCTTTCTTTGGAGCATATTGAATCGCACGGAAGCTTTGAAAATTACCGCGATGCAAAATTGAAGCTTTTTAAAAAAACAAAAAAAACCCATGTAATAAACGGAGATGATGAAAATGCTTCTTTTTTCGTTAAAATTCCTTCTGAAAAGAAAATTATTCTCGGTAAAAATAAAATAGAGGCAGAAGAAATAAAAGAAACGGAAAAAGGAATTGATTTTAAGATAAAAGGAGTGGAATTTAATTTGCCGGTTCTTGGAAGATTCAATGCATATAATGCTCTTTTAGCTTCCATGACGGCTCTTTCAGAAGGCGTTTCGCTTGAAATATCAAGCAGGGCCTTAAAAAAGGTTTTTATTGAAGGAAGAATGGAAATTGTTTCTAGAAATCCTCTTGTGATTGTTGATTATGCTCATACTCCCGTATCTCTTGAAGCGGTCTATAAAACTCTTTTTAATATCAAAAAAGGAAAAATGATTTGCGTTTTGGGCTCTTGCGGAGGAGGAAGGGATAAATGGAAAAGGCCTGTTTTTGGGAAAATTGCCCTCTCTTATTGCGATGAGATTATAATCACAAACGAAGACCCTTATGATGAAGATCCTTTGAAGATAATAGAGGAAGTGGCAAAAAGTACAGAAGGAAAAGGGCAAAAGATATTGGATAGAAAAGAGGCCATTTCAAAAGCAATGTCTTCTGCAAATTCAAATGATATTGTTGTTATTACAGGCAAGGGTTCTGAAGTTTGGATGTGTATTTCAAACGGAAGGAAAATTCCTTGGGACGACAGGAAGATAGCAAAAGAGGAACTTTTGAAACTGAAAAAGAATTCCGATAAAAAATCTTTTTGAAGAAAATATTATTTCTTGCCTTTCTGCCTTGTTTTTGTTTTAATATTTAAATAGTAAAAATCGTTAATATTTTTAAATTTATGGATAAAAAGAAAAGATTGTCAAAATCGTTAAGAAAGCACATAAGAGCAAAAAAGGCGAGAATAAGAAAGGAAGTTCTTGATTTTTCGATGCAGAAAAAGTTAATTGAAGAATTGTATAAAAATTTAAATTTGTCTGCCTTTTTTTCAAAAGAAAAGGCAAAAGCCAATAAATAAAATGAAAATAAAAGAAATATACAATCTTGCTCTTCAAATGGGAATTGACGCTGATTTCAGGGAAAATTCCTCAATTGAAAAAAATCTTAAAAGAAAGAAGGAAAAATTTGAGAAACTGAGTGAAAAAGAAAAAGAGGGTTTTGACCTTGATTCTTTAAGCAATCCTTATTCCGACTCTTTAATACTTCATGTTGCAAACGATAAAGATATAAAGAAAGTTCTTGTCGGAATAGACGTTGAACCGGCTGAAATCCTTCTTGCCAAGGAACTTAATAATGTTGATTTGATAATTTCTCATCATCCTTTGGGCAAGGGACTTGCCAATTTAGCCGATGTAATGGAATTGCAGTGTGATGTTCTTAATCAATACGGCCTTCCTATAAACATTGCCGAAAAGTTGATGAGAGAAAGAATAAGCGAAGTTGCAAGAGGAGTAAACAAGGTTAATCACCAAAGAACGGTTAATGCAGCGGAATTATTGGGCTTTAATATTATGTGTCTTCATACTCCTTGCGATAATCTGGCTGCAAAGTTTTTGAAAGAAAAAATAGA of Candidatus Paceibacterota bacterium contains these proteins:
- a CDS encoding response regulator; protein product: MDKKILIVEDDKFLRELISQKLSKEGYEIVEAADGEEGVKKAKEEKPSLVLLDLILPGIDGFDVLERLKEDSALEGIPVIIISNLGQREDIERGLKMGAVDFLVKAHHTPLEIIEKIKEFLK
- the mutM gene encoding DNA-formamidopyrimidine glycosylase — protein: MPELPEVETIVLDLKEKIIGKTIKDVWTDTPNIIKKPKNFSLFKKEIIGRRIEKIFRKGKNIVFVLSGNYFLLTHLKMTGHFLFGKWTFNEKRWVSQKEGPLNDPMNLFIRVVFFFEDGFMLSLSDLRKFAKMELSKEEPDFRLLGPDIFEISFDNFFEKIKNQKGKIKQVLMNQELVSGIGNIYADEILWKSKIHPFKKADSLSKEEIKLIFKFSQEILKLSLKLKGDSMSDYRRVDGSKGEFQKEHKVYRRTGKNCFACKEKIERIKIGGRSAHFCPNCQIL
- the holA gene encoding DNA polymerase III subunit delta, encoding MIIFLYGKDTYRIREKTREIISRYGEKHKSGVNLRRFDCLRDNFSMKEIAVQSSQKSIFEEKKLYLLSGVFSKKDEFLEEIDSFVSSENIFLLSEEEVDEKEKTFKILKEKSSLQKFDFLSGANLKKWIKKEFEKYGKTIDEKALFLFASSVKGDLWKASNEIIKISCFSEKKEITEEDIKKLTCFDIKSEIFKTIDAIAEKKKKEAIGHIRSHIEKGENPLYLLTMIIYQFRNILTVKDLLERGEDYSSILKKTKMHPFVFRKTYNQSLKFTLPELKEIYKYLTKADLDIKTGKNQKELSLELLIAAL
- the rpsT gene encoding 30S ribosomal protein S20, whose amino-acid sequence is MPTTKSAQKALLQNKKRRIENRNSIKKSRGLVKKVNLLIGKKEKEEAKKMIPEIYKALDKAAKKGVIKKKNASRKKSRLTKAIQKLESGN
- a CDS encoding radical SAM protein, whose protein sequence is MKTQKLFRIIIPSFPEVNIYSRAARFTTALGPIMVATAANLTTNWQVEVIDENNYRGHRFLGLPDHSFLQKERPASAVGFYCGLTSTIERVWELAKFYRNQGAFTVAGGWHAFNFPKEQLEHDIHVVVHGEGEGAIGKILDVFSGREVSLFEIPGISFLDKKHPVIAKGRLEFPNLDNLPFPDFGLLKYAKVKIYPIGRIRGCSKLCEFCSVRGKSRWQSPEYLFNLVSLLNSARGAKKFFLVDDRMEEDFEGTFRFFEMVREKFNNSLRINVQTRLETAKKPEFLELMKEAGVSSVFVGYESPETEDLKAMKKGYSSSKMVEWTKILRKYFWVHGMFIFGYPKKGGNKSPKNGKERAKIFSRFIRKAGLDSVQVLHPIPLPGTELRARLEEEGRIFPLSVVPWKKYDGNTACFIPDDMTVREFQELPIRIMRGFYGFSSFFRLCLRTVLFPFDYFLRGWSVWHSAWKRDFVRYFGHRLVVAWQKKQKEERFVEKLEDYLKK
- a CDS encoding Holliday junction ATP-dependent DNA helicase RuvA encodes the protein MISYLEGKIILKKEKYVVLFSNGIGYKIFLSQKNILKIKENEKISFFSFLEVKENALNLYGFLNSEELEFFETVEKIRGVGPKAALEISSIGTLKSLKERILKQDEGLLYGISGIGKKKAMAILFELGEKIKKGASHNKGDVVLESLVNLGFSRQKARETISEIDFEGKTVEEKIKIALKVLAEKGL
- the murE gene encoding UDP-N-acetylmuramyl-tripeptide synthetase translates to MLINFLKDIYHFSLAFLGALIYRFPSKKIKVIGVTGTKGKTTTTNFIFAILKEAEYNVALSSSSIFKIKEKEWKNRLKMTMPGRFKLQKLLRQAVRENCDYFVLEVTSEGIKQYRHLFIDFDVAVFTNLSLEHIESHGSFENYRDAKLKLFKKTKKTHVINGDDENASFFVKIPSEKKIILGKNKIEAEEIKETEKGIDFKIKGVEFNLPVLGRFNAYNALLASMTALSEGVSLEISSRALKKVFIEGRMEIVSRNPLVIVDYAHTPVSLEAVYKTLFNIKKGKMICVLGSCGGGRDKWKRPVFGKIALSYCDEIIITNEDPYDEDPLKIIEEVAKSTEGKGQKILDRKEAISKAMSSANSNDIVVITGKGSEVWMCISNGRKIPWDDRKIAKEELLKLKKNSDKKSF
- a CDS encoding Nif3-like dinuclear metal center hexameric protein; its protein translation is MKIKEIYNLALQMGIDADFRENSSIEKNLKRKKEKFEKLSEKEKEGFDLDSLSNPYSDSLILHVANDKDIKKVLVGIDVEPAEILLAKELNNVDLIISHHPLGKGLANLADVMELQCDVLNQYGLPINIAEKLMRERISEVARGVNKVNHQRTVNAAELLGFNIMCLHTPCDNLAAKFLKEKIEKDSPERIEDLMDSLNEIQEYKEASKIGVGPKVFVGSLENRCGKIALTEITGGTEGSPKLYEKMAQVGIGTVVGMHISEEHKREAENANINVVIAGHISSDSIGVNLFLDELEKRGIEIVPCSGVIRVSRV